A genomic segment from Amygdalobacter nucleatus encodes:
- the mraY gene encoding phospho-N-acetylmuramoyl-pentapeptide-transferase, whose amino-acid sequence MLNSATIFLIILAMLTAYLIGVILIPYLKRLHFGQHERLEGPNSHLAKEGTPTFGGFIFLLPFFGFTLAYTIWLAVSEKYLSRDFLVTLFVILLTAALGFLDDYVKVRKDKEGLSPKQKTQYLVAIFSLYALYFVTVSEQASWGLGLAIPGLGWLAFNSWLGKIIFALFIVFYLYCCSNAVNITDGVDGLCASVTVIVLLGIEALLATLSAKLSANLVAVKWPLGLIHLYQFATLLLVASLIGFLMHNKYPAKVFMGDLGSLSLGTTVAIFLLQFGWAFAFLAMGMIYWVEILSVLIQVTYFRKTGGKRIFKMTPIHHHFELSNWSERKIVFVFSLVTLIGVVIAYSLWR is encoded by the coding sequence ATGCTGAATAGTGCAACAATTTTTCTGATTATTTTGGCGATGCTTACAGCCTATTTGATTGGCGTGATTTTGATACCCTATCTGAAACGTTTACATTTCGGGCAACATGAGCGCTTGGAGGGCCCTAATTCCCATTTGGCAAAAGAAGGTACGCCAACTTTCGGTGGCTTCATCTTCTTATTGCCATTCTTCGGCTTTACGCTAGCTTACACAATCTGGCTAGCTGTTTCAGAAAAATACTTGAGCCGTGACTTCTTGGTTACGCTGTTTGTTATCCTATTGACCGCCGCACTTGGCTTCTTGGATGACTATGTTAAGGTGCGCAAAGATAAAGAGGGACTTTCACCGAAACAAAAGACACAGTATTTGGTTGCCATTTTTAGCCTTTATGCCCTTTATTTTGTGACTGTAAGTGAACAAGCTAGCTGGGGCTTAGGCTTGGCTATACCAGGTTTAGGCTGGTTAGCCTTTAATTCTTGGCTTGGCAAAATTATTTTTGCATTATTTATTGTCTTTTACTTATATTGTTGCTCCAATGCAGTCAATATTACAGATGGTGTTGATGGTCTTTGCGCAAGTGTGACGGTGATTGTTTTACTTGGTATCGAGGCTTTGCTTGCAACTTTATCAGCTAAATTAAGTGCTAATTTGGTAGCCGTGAAGTGGCCACTTGGCTTAATTCATCTGTATCAATTTGCAACCTTGTTACTTGTAGCTAGCTTGATAGGCTTCCTTATGCATAACAAGTATCCAGCCAAAGTTTTCATGGGTGATCTTGGCAGCTTGTCATTAGGTACGACAGTTGCAATTTTCCTCTTGCAATTTGGCTGGGCTTTCGCTTTCTTAGCCATGGGCATGATTTATTGGGTTGAGATATTATCTGTTTTGATTCAAGTAACTTATTTCCGCAAAACAGGTGGCAAACGTATCTTTAAGATGACACCAATCCATCATCATTTTGAATTAAGCAACTGGTCAGAACGTAAAATCGTATTTGTCTTTAGTTTGGTAACGCTAATTGGGGTAGTTATTGCTTATAGTTTGTGGCGTTAG
- a CDS encoding penicillin-binding transpeptidase domain-containing protein, which yields MQFNFGRKKNADEAENSATFVAAHENDRLQWQIPKTAQQRLNTNEARTAASKIKSSRRSLFNWQNRLKNLAKQGEVRRTQDNAYARYRRSTDKCKIQSITSVVVVFVLIMVLSLASVLKMFDLTVIRHKEFVTKAANQRLQREVSYPERGNIYDKNGTLLALTTYVYNVGISPSALRSYLITNAPKRTEIADKVAELIKMDKQEMRAIIEKVDEPYIQLRRNVSADEKNALQAYLTEKSIYGIVVDPVMTRYYPQNDYLSNVIGFTSKQDELIEGVTGIERYYNAELSGQKGVSYKEVDNFNRQPLNNAVNLDINAKKSDDVHLTINKTIQEEAQRQVDALTNVTEPRMGAFAIVAKADTGEVMAMAQSNTFNLNKPYEKPKWNNLRIKYLIKDIEDRKKREEKERKKREYEETWAKIRGETVPTETPTTIDPTEIKKRADIEKSITGNFDPFKNQQDMAYLTGDVWSNFIVQKSYEPGSIFKPFTLAIALQRNAVNIDKDYFSDSPLWVEGWTAYPIKCWSENMFGINHGTERIDQALWYSCNPPFSRLAERIGIDPFFEYIVKLGFYDKTGIDLPSEGIGVQHALDSLDMADLATLAFGEQATATPMQIMSAYMALANGGNLLEPHIVSKITDTNGNIKQEIKPKVVRQVFSREVSRKVVEIMRGTTYDGFPGQYIYSTGLDLAGKTGTSTVDTDGDGQDDASCFSTVVIGSAADPEYVVLVATLQPLDPNTIGTWVVQVAARRLAMLTHNELHKKANFTDYDFNNAWRKHIVLDYRGMSLKRAYIDVTEMRGLELVWPVGVDPENEPITEQWPQPDSRMIDDGKVFVGTASHPLSSLNIRGNVDVPDFTGLDIVEAKALARNSQVNICIDGVDPRGVVISQDTPRFNEAGIVNQIKKWTSIRLRFTNKPYDPNIDDVDSTFKNAEGEVLPKPESTEKDGN from the coding sequence TTGCAGTTTAATTTTGGGCGCAAAAAGAATGCAGATGAAGCAGAAAATAGTGCAACTTTTGTAGCTGCACATGAAAATGACCGCTTACAGTGGCAGATACCAAAGACGGCTCAGCAACGTTTGAATACAAACGAGGCAAGGACAGCTGCGTCTAAAATTAAGTCTAGTCGTCGTTCACTTTTCAATTGGCAAAATAGATTGAAAAATTTGGCCAAGCAGGGTGAAGTTAGGCGGACGCAGGATAATGCCTATGCTCGTTATCGTCGTTCAACTGATAAATGCAAAATCCAAAGTATTACAAGCGTAGTTGTAGTTTTTGTGTTGATTATGGTCCTGTCTTTAGCAAGCGTGTTAAAGATGTTCGATTTGACTGTTATCAGGCACAAAGAGTTCGTGACCAAAGCGGCCAATCAGCGCTTACAACGTGAAGTATCCTACCCTGAACGTGGCAATATTTATGATAAAAATGGTACGCTCCTTGCTTTGACAACATACGTCTATAACGTCGGTATTTCGCCATCAGCTTTGAGGTCTTATTTGATTACGAATGCCCCTAAGCGAACTGAAATAGCTGATAAGGTAGCTGAGTTAATTAAGATGGATAAACAGGAAATGCGAGCCATTATTGAAAAGGTGGATGAGCCTTATATTCAGTTGCGCCGCAATGTTTCAGCTGATGAAAAAAATGCTTTACAAGCCTATCTAACTGAAAAAAGCATTTACGGTATCGTGGTCGATCCTGTGATGACCCGTTATTATCCACAAAATGACTATTTGTCCAACGTAATTGGCTTTACCTCTAAGCAAGATGAGCTGATTGAGGGCGTTACGGGTATCGAACGCTATTACAACGCTGAATTATCTGGCCAGAAGGGCGTTAGTTACAAAGAAGTTGATAACTTTAACCGCCAGCCGTTGAACAATGCTGTTAATTTGGATATTAATGCCAAAAAAAGTGATGATGTCCATTTAACAATCAACAAAACAATTCAAGAAGAAGCGCAACGCCAAGTTGATGCCCTGACAAATGTTACAGAGCCGCGCATGGGCGCTTTTGCCATCGTGGCCAAAGCTGATACAGGCGAAGTTATGGCGATGGCTCAAAGTAACACGTTTAATTTGAATAAGCCGTATGAGAAACCTAAGTGGAACAATCTACGTATCAAATATCTCATCAAAGACATCGAAGATCGCAAAAAACGCGAAGAAAAAGAACGCAAAAAGCGTGAATATGAGGAAACTTGGGCTAAGATTCGTGGCGAAACTGTACCGACAGAAACGCCAACCACAATTGACCCAACGGAAATTAAGAAACGGGCTGATATAGAAAAGAGCATTACGGGTAATTTTGACCCATTCAAAAACCAACAGGATATGGCCTATCTGACAGGCGATGTGTGGTCGAACTTTATTGTGCAGAAGTCATATGAGCCTGGTTCTATTTTTAAGCCATTTACTTTAGCTATCGCCTTACAGCGAAATGCAGTTAATATCGACAAAGATTATTTCTCTGACTCACCACTCTGGGTCGAAGGTTGGACGGCCTACCCAATTAAATGTTGGTCAGAGAACATGTTCGGTATCAACCACGGTACAGAACGTATTGATCAAGCTCTCTGGTATTCTTGTAACCCGCCGTTTTCACGTTTGGCAGAAAGAATTGGCATTGATCCCTTCTTTGAATACATCGTCAAATTAGGCTTTTACGATAAGACTGGTATTGATTTGCCAAGTGAGGGCATCGGCGTGCAGCATGCTTTAGATTCCTTGGATATGGCCGACTTAGCTACTTTAGCCTTCGGTGAACAAGCCACAGCAACACCTATGCAAATTATGAGTGCTTATATGGCTTTGGCTAATGGCGGCAATCTCTTAGAGCCCCATATTGTCAGCAAAATTACTGATACTAACGGCAACATTAAGCAAGAGATTAAGCCGAAAGTCGTCAGACAAGTTTTCTCAAGAGAAGTTAGCCGTAAAGTTGTAGAAATTATGCGTGGAACGACCTATGATGGCTTCCCAGGCCAGTACATTTATTCAACGGGCCTAGATTTAGCCGGTAAAACAGGTACATCAACGGTTGATACCGATGGCGATGGCCAAGATGATGCTTCCTGTTTCTCAACTGTAGTCATCGGCTCAGCTGCCGATCCGGAATATGTGGTTTTGGTTGCCACTTTGCAACCCCTTGATCCTAATACAATTGGTACATGGGTTGTGCAGGTAGCAGCTAGACGTTTAGCTATGCTTACTCATAATGAGTTACACAAGAAAGCCAACTTTACCGATTATGACTTTAACAATGCTTGGCGCAAGCATATTGTGCTTGATTACCGTGGTATGTCTCTCAAACGAGCTTACATCGATGTAACTGAGATGCGTGGCTTGGAATTAGTTTGGCCGGTTGGAGTTGATCCTGAAAATGAGCCGATTACTGAACAATGGCCACAACCAGATAGTCGTATGATCGATGATGGCAAGGTCTTTGTTGGTACCGCTTCACACCCGTTGTCAAGCTTAAATATTCGGGGCAATGTCGATGTGCCTGACTTTACCGGCCTTGATATTGTCGAGGCCAAGGCTTTGGCAAGAAACAGTCAGGTCAACATCTGTATTGATGGCGTTGATCCAAGAGGCGTCGTGATTTCACAAGATACACCACGTTTCAATGAAGCTGGTATAGTGAATCAGATCAAGAAGTGGACTTCTATCCGTTTGCGTTTTACGAACAAACCATATGATCCTAATATTGATGATGTTGATAGTACATTCAAAAATGCCGAGGGCGAGGTTTTGCCAAAACCTGAAAGTACGGAAAAGGATGGAAATTAG
- a CDS encoding FtsW/RodA/SpoVE family cell cycle protein encodes MNSLWRKHTGANKLPVTEFKDGLSDSSFKPKTKSDMSTADKQQLAVSQALQSKSFQAENLSQAAFARLKEMQTPHYQAANPPVSNKHEARAKQQFVKTEDNLRKGAAKAKQTVYELVNAKNNEIDNGLSGSQNLLRQKHMHLGILLMIIAMLCFGLVMIFSASMNIGMYANNNPFFYINRQYVATLIGLFVMFVVANIDIRAFNRLFFVVLYYLGTMGLLLLVLIPSIGTFYNGQRRWLKIPFSGNTTFQPSEIAKVGVPFILAFYFSTITKLRDQGYFNLQSAWQQRWLDGFVDIAFPTLIVLSWCLPISLQSHMSAVFIMLMLTFVLLLVMRLPWRSWLYGGSELAALFLAFVLMLVVLKPLLPANFTRRWDHLAKRVEIFKVQNQDEEEAKEKKIDVDTYHSDQAFIAIASGGLTGTGLGQGKQKLNYLPEGHNDYIFSNIVEELGFIGGCAVLSMFIIFFIIGCSVVTRTIGIYPRLISFGYLFLLTIQGVLSIAVNVGVIPPTGISMPFFSFGGTSNVFFLFAAGCILSISKFAVRPSIAQKQEVMLAEQEIKQKFKDQGLRV; translated from the coding sequence ATGAATAGTTTGTGGCGTAAGCATACCGGCGCAAACAAACTGCCGGTGACAGAATTTAAAGATGGTCTTAGCGATAGCTCATTTAAGCCTAAGACTAAAAGCGACATGAGCACAGCTGACAAACAACAATTGGCTGTTAGCCAAGCTTTGCAAAGTAAGAGCTTTCAGGCTGAAAATTTGAGTCAGGCAGCTTTTGCCCGCTTGAAAGAAATGCAAACTCCGCATTATCAGGCAGCTAATCCGCCTGTATCTAATAAGCATGAGGCACGAGCCAAACAACAGTTCGTTAAAACGGAAGATAATTTGCGTAAAGGGGCAGCTAAAGCCAAGCAAACAGTCTATGAATTAGTCAATGCCAAGAACAATGAGATTGATAACGGCTTGAGTGGCAGCCAGAATTTGCTTAGACAGAAACATATGCACTTAGGTATACTTCTGATGATTATTGCCATGCTCTGCTTTGGCCTTGTGATGATATTCAGCGCCAGCATGAATATTGGTATGTATGCCAATAACAACCCTTTCTTTTATATTAATCGGCAATATGTGGCAACTTTAATTGGTTTGTTTGTTATGTTTGTCGTAGCTAACATTGATATTCGGGCCTTTAATCGTCTATTCTTTGTGGTGCTTTATTATTTAGGTACGATGGGCCTCTTACTTTTAGTTTTAATTCCGAGCATTGGTACTTTCTATAATGGCCAAAGACGCTGGCTGAAAATTCCATTCAGTGGCAATACAACCTTCCAACCATCTGAAATAGCGAAGGTGGGTGTGCCGTTTATTTTGGCTTTTTATTTTTCGACAATTACTAAGTTGCGCGATCAAGGCTATTTTAATTTGCAAAGTGCTTGGCAACAGCGTTGGCTTGATGGCTTTGTCGATATTGCTTTCCCAACACTTATAGTGCTTTCTTGGTGTTTGCCAATTTCTTTGCAATCGCATATGTCGGCCGTATTTATTATGCTGATGTTGACCTTCGTTTTGCTTTTGGTCATGCGCTTACCTTGGCGTTCATGGTTGTATGGTGGCAGCGAATTAGCCGCTTTATTCTTGGCCTTTGTGCTGATGCTTGTTGTGCTTAAACCATTATTGCCAGCTAACTTTACAAGGCGTTGGGATCACCTAGCTAAGCGCGTGGAAATTTTCAAAGTACAGAATCAGGATGAAGAGGAAGCGAAAGAGAAAAAGATAGATGTCGATACCTATCACTCTGATCAGGCTTTTATTGCCATTGCCAGTGGAGGCTTAACTGGTACAGGCTTAGGGCAGGGTAAGCAAAAGCTGAATTATTTGCCTGAAGGCCATAACGATTATATTTTCTCCAATATTGTTGAAGAGTTAGGTTTCATCGGTGGCTGTGCCGTTTTGTCTATGTTTATTATTTTCTTTATCATCGGCTGCTCGGTTGTTACGAGAACAATTGGCATTTATCCGCGTCTAATCAGCTTTGGCTATCTGTTCCTACTCACAATCCAGGGCGTGTTAAGTATAGCGGTTAATGTTGGCGTAATTCCGCCAACTGGTATATCAATGCCATTCTTTAGCTTTGGCGGTACTTCCAACGTGTTCTTCTTGTTTGCAGCAGGTTGCATATTATCCATTTCCAAATTTGCCGTGCGACCATCCATCGCCCAAAAACAAGAAGTCATGTTAGCGGAACAAGAAATTAAACAGAAATTCAAAGATCAAGGCTTAAGAGTCTGA
- a CDS encoding UDP-N-acetylmuramoyl-tripeptide--D-alanyl-D-alanine ligase gives MQELKIEDLLQIWPDAKLLDGDAQIAFKQLQTDSRGELDGYIFVALKGERFDGHDYLEVAINKGAKGIVIDQSSKLDEQLFQLTKTHKCAIIQVFNTWHAFYTYARYCREQYKHPVVAVTGSVGKTSSRSMISRALQAFGAVTETAYNLNNEVGISQTLFRLANERTDYAIVEMGIDQIGEMARETALVQPDIAVITNIGFSHIGHFQNLKILLREKTSILNGLRPNGSLLLPFNDALLTEYASFHKLAAHLNLYFYGLEHDLDMELVKKFPSTCHWLVAKNRHFEQAGSEQIYQIFTAEAGNFVNGSWQVNKTVDCSLKTAATHHAQNACLALACASALHLDLDKAARNLASYSGANGRERIIKVADTVLLDDSYNAASSSFKAVLETGDILAKQYQIKDVIAVCGSINELGAYSESEHGKVGTYLAEHQLKRIYFLGHGAYYMQAAYLTSCEEKGKQAAICKTYMQREDLEQDLLAELGGNELLIFKGSHSFALSETVEKVFNELNYRAQLKENK, from the coding sequence ATGCAAGAGCTAAAAATAGAAGATTTATTGCAAATTTGGCCAGATGCTAAATTATTGGATGGCGATGCCCAAATAGCGTTCAAACAGTTGCAGACTGATAGCCGTGGCGAATTAGACGGTTATATCTTTGTGGCTCTAAAAGGTGAACGCTTTGATGGCCATGACTATTTAGAAGTAGCTATCAATAAAGGCGCTAAAGGAATCGTGATTGATCAAAGTTCCAAATTAGATGAGCAACTATTTCAGTTAACGAAAACTCATAAATGTGCAATTATTCAAGTTTTTAATACGTGGCACGCTTTCTATACTTATGCACGCTATTGCCGCGAACAGTATAAGCATCCGGTTGTGGCTGTGACAGGCTCAGTTGGCAAAACTTCATCACGTAGCATGATTAGCCGGGCTTTGCAGGCATTCGGGGCAGTGACGGAAACAGCTTACAACTTGAACAATGAAGTTGGCATTAGCCAGACACTTTTTCGCTTAGCTAACGAAAGAACTGATTATGCGATAGTAGAGATGGGAATTGATCAAATTGGCGAGATGGCACGTGAAACGGCGCTTGTTCAGCCTGATATAGCGGTAATTACGAATATAGGCTTTTCACATATTGGCCATTTCCAAAACCTAAAGATTCTTTTGCGAGAAAAGACGAGTATTCTTAACGGCTTAAGACCAAATGGCAGCTTGCTTCTACCTTTTAATGATGCACTCTTGACAGAGTATGCTAGTTTCCATAAATTAGCGGCGCATCTGAACTTGTATTTTTATGGCCTAGAACATGATTTAGATATGGAACTTGTTAAGAAATTCCCTTCGACCTGTCATTGGCTTGTGGCTAAGAATAGACATTTTGAACAAGCTGGCTCTGAGCAGATTTACCAGATTTTTACAGCCGAGGCAGGCAACTTTGTGAACGGTAGCTGGCAAGTTAATAAAACAGTTGATTGTTCTTTAAAGACAGCTGCTACCCACCATGCCCAGAATGCTTGCTTGGCTTTAGCCTGTGCTTCAGCTTTACATTTGGATTTAGACAAGGCAGCACGTAATTTGGCTAGTTATAGTGGGGCTAATGGCCGTGAACGAATTATTAAGGTGGCAGATACGGTTTTGCTTGATGATTCATACAATGCAGCAAGTAGTTCATTCAAGGCTGTGTTAGAAACAGGTGATATTTTAGCTAAGCAATATCAGATCAAAGATGTGATTGCCGTTTGTGGCTCCATTAATGAATTAGGAGCTTACAGTGAAAGTGAACATGGCAAAGTCGGTACTTATTTAGCCGAACATCAGCTTAAACGCATTTACTTCTTAGGCCATGGTGCTTACTATATGCAAGCTGCTTATCTCACAAGTTGTGAGGAGAAAGGCAAACAGGCTGCTATCTGCAAAACTTATATGCAGCGTGAAGATTTGGAACAGGACTTATTAGCTGAACTTGGCGGAAATGAACTCTTGATTTTTAAAGGTTCGCATAGCTTTGCTTTGAGTGAAACAGTAGAAAAAGTTTTCAATGAGCTTAATTATCGTGCGCAATTGAAGGAGAATAAATAA
- the murG gene encoding undecaprenyldiphospho-muramoylpentapeptide beta-N-acetylglucosaminyltransferase, with the protein MRKNYQHAIEQIKQELDLTKPLLIFTCGGTSGHINPALSVASYIRETAPNYEILFVGTERGLESKLVRQANYPFFAIEALPFHKQIKALLKASLTLIESQLVARKLLQALKPVAVFGTGGYVSAPLISAAKFLKIPAVLHEQNAFPGKSNLFLAKHIDLLCYSFPDTEKYFKKAKRCLLTGNPVPERFFKQDKKADRKELNIEADAKCVLVVGGSLGAKRLNDAVFALAKRYKTEGKRLPWHIILALGAKGWANYQQEVKEYGDMLDCRDYIYEMEKYYAAADCVICRAGALTLAEIAAVGKMAVFVPYPYAAHDHQTYNAMAYVKAKAAYICKDQDVTSEYLDKTLQELLNEPAKLEAMSAEAKKLAYPNANAEIAKALLELARK; encoded by the coding sequence ATGCGTAAAAATTATCAGCATGCAATTGAGCAAATAAAACAAGAGTTAGATTTGACAAAACCTTTATTGATTTTCACTTGTGGTGGTACAAGTGGCCACATCAATCCAGCTTTGAGTGTAGCTAGCTATATTAGAGAAACTGCACCCAATTATGAGATTTTGTTCGTCGGTACAGAGCGCGGTTTAGAATCCAAATTAGTGAGACAGGCCAATTATCCGTTCTTTGCAATCGAGGCTTTGCCTTTTCATAAACAGATTAAAGCTTTGCTTAAAGCTAGTTTGACGCTCATTGAGAGTCAGCTTGTTGCCCGCAAATTGTTGCAGGCATTGAAGCCGGTTGCTGTCTTTGGTACAGGTGGATATGTATCTGCGCCCCTAATTAGTGCGGCCAAGTTTCTTAAAATCCCAGCTGTCTTGCATGAACAAAATGCTTTCCCGGGTAAGAGCAACTTATTCTTGGCCAAGCATATCGATTTACTTTGCTACAGTTTTCCAGACACTGAAAAGTATTTTAAAAAGGCCAAACGTTGCCTCTTAACTGGTAATCCTGTACCTGAACGCTTCTTTAAGCAGGACAAAAAAGCTGACCGTAAGGAGCTCAATATCGAAGCTGATGCTAAATGCGTGCTGGTTGTAGGAGGTAGCTTGGGTGCCAAGCGACTAAATGATGCTGTGTTTGCCTTGGCTAAGCGTTACAAGACAGAAGGGAAGCGTCTACCTTGGCATATTATTTTGGCTTTGGGTGCTAAAGGCTGGGCCAATTACCAACAAGAAGTCAAAGAATATGGTGATATGCTAGATTGCCGTGACTATATTTATGAGATGGAAAAATATTATGCTGCAGCTGACTGTGTGATTTGCAGAGCGGGTGCTTTAACTTTGGCGGAAATAGCGGCTGTTGGCAAAATGGCTGTCTTCGTACCATATCCTTATGCGGCCCATGATCATCAAACTTACAATGCGATGGCTTATGTGAAAGCTAAGGCGGCTTATATTTGCAAGGACCAAGATGTAACAAGCGAATATTTAGACAAAACCTTGCAAGAACTACTTAATGAACCAGCTAAGTTAGAGGCTATGAGTGCTGAAGCTAAAAAATTGGCTTATCCGAACGCAAATGCCGAAATTGCTAAAGCCTTGCTAGAGTTGGCGCGTAAATAA
- a CDS encoding cell division protein FtsQ/DivIB has translation MKKRNAKQAKFALRKLSDAESKRLAATVSPAHLASVPKQSPTLSPLVKDIIANQVDNNQTSADHTDSNSAAENQTSANQASSKRVDTSQMGVNSTFEKQIDASLPSANQADANQVDASQTGTNKTVAEFAAKFINTDESESVENLETEPSTVNLAEKAAEAYISELVKHVDTSKTEPHIKRVDLPKANELVKRVNEPTASDLVKRVDEPLTDKSIKLPNESSATTDKAADSLNDTVRKVKQDQPDYAIRIANLRQALTHKAKLKDAKLQAKQAKEQAANTGESSLVKALQEQPNPEFVQELANFQVPSDPKARYQLVEKLQLLAPTYPCRKFKLKQTEEQAKGQTKLTAMEAKAGLDTSRQLIARALQHRRLLLNKAYRKITDESIYAAYVAKLKDGQLKQQQPTEKAKLAANCRREARIQSANLRKYARVKALFKRRFKFKKARQKANRLGKTWQNFSKFLHSFKISAAIICLLLGLALSLIALLPQFYLQEVEIMGNEHLSEQELVDFLKVKKGQHLITLLKGDLWQVLQGRNVNMERRLEENYPIISQVRCWVKVPGKLLIKVKESTPIAYLQVPGGYANIDADGRILAINMGEAASGVPLIKGLDTGKLHINQLFTQIKQRSFANAIAFMDNLMRSDADSADKLNLISALKSIHLMPDASLWLEFSFNLKDNENSDSLLVHVGSDIADYANSIYWLRNTKQVGALDKLGNGYLDLTHEQKVFVKSADNVANNAGNQNGKLKAEPWDNAAWTWKDIVVKTFQKKVGD, from the coding sequence ATGAAAAAGAGGAATGCTAAGCAAGCTAAATTTGCCCTGCGCAAGTTGTCAGACGCTGAAAGTAAGCGCCTAGCAGCTACAGTTTCGCCTGCCCATTTAGCATCTGTGCCAAAACAAAGCCCAACTTTAAGCCCGCTTGTTAAAGATATTATTGCAAATCAAGTAGACAATAATCAGACTAGCGCTGACCACACAGACTCAAATTCAGCAGCCGAAAATCAGACAAGTGCTAATCAGGCAAGTTCCAAGCGAGTAGATACCAGCCAGATGGGCGTAAATTCGACATTCGAAAAGCAAATAGATGCAAGCTTACCATCTGCAAATCAGGCAGATGCTAATCAAGTAGATGCTAGTCAAACAGGCACAAATAAGACCGTAGCTGAATTTGCAGCTAAATTCATTAATACTGACGAGAGCGAAAGCGTTGAGAACTTAGAAACAGAACCGTCAACTGTGAATTTGGCTGAAAAAGCAGCTGAAGCTTATATTAGTGAGCTGGTTAAGCATGTGGATACGTCAAAAACTGAGCCTCATATCAAACGGGTTGATCTACCTAAAGCTAACGAATTAGTTAAACGGGTGAATGAACCGACAGCTAGTGATTTAGTAAAACGAGTGGATGAACCATTAACTGACAAGTCGATTAAATTGCCAAATGAATCATCAGCTACAACAGATAAAGCGGCAGATTCTTTAAACGATACTGTGCGCAAAGTTAAGCAGGATCAGCCAGATTATGCGATTAGAATTGCTAATTTGCGTCAGGCTTTAACACATAAGGCCAAATTAAAAGATGCCAAATTGCAAGCTAAACAGGCCAAGGAACAAGCTGCGAATACTGGTGAAAGTAGCTTGGTTAAAGCTTTGCAGGAACAGCCAAATCCAGAATTTGTTCAAGAGTTAGCTAATTTTCAGGTACCTAGTGATCCTAAAGCGCGCTATCAATTAGTTGAAAAATTGCAGCTGCTTGCGCCAACTTATCCTTGCCGCAAATTTAAGCTGAAGCAGACAGAAGAACAAGCAAAAGGTCAAACTAAATTGACTGCTATGGAAGCTAAAGCTGGCTTAGATACAAGCAGACAGCTTATTGCGCGTGCCTTGCAACATAGGCGTTTGCTGTTGAATAAAGCCTATCGTAAGATCACGGATGAAAGCATTTATGCTGCTTATGTGGCTAAGCTCAAAGATGGCCAACTAAAACAGCAACAGCCAACTGAAAAAGCTAAACTAGCTGCAAATTGTCGTAGAGAAGCTAGAATCCAGTCAGCTAACTTACGCAAATATGCACGTGTTAAAGCTTTATTTAAGCGGCGCTTTAAATTCAAAAAAGCCAGGCAAAAAGCTAATCGCTTAGGTAAGACCTGGCAAAACTTTAGCAAGTTTTTGCATAGCTTTAAGATAAGTGCAGCCATAATTTGCCTATTGTTAGGACTAGCCTTATCACTAATTGCCTTGCTACCGCAATTTTATTTACAAGAAGTAGAAATTATGGGCAATGAGCATTTAAGTGAACAAGAACTTGTCGATTTCCTCAAAGTTAAGAAAGGACAACATCTTATCACTTTGCTGAAAGGAGACCTTTGGCAAGTTTTGCAGGGCAGAAATGTCAATATGGAGCGCCGTTTAGAGGAGAACTATCCGATAATTTCACAAGTACGTTGCTGGGTCAAAGTGCCAGGCAAACTCTTGATAAAAGTTAAAGAGAGTACGCCCATTGCTTATTTGCAAGTGCCAGGTGGCTATGCCAATATCGATGCTGATGGCAGAATATTAGCGATAAATATGGGTGAGGCAGCTTCAGGGGTACCACTTATAAAGGGCCTTGATACTGGTAAGCTCCATATCAACCAACTATTTACGCAAATTAAGCAACGTAGTTTTGCTAATGCGATTGCTTTTATGGATAACTTGATGCGTTCAGATGCAGATAGTGCTGACAAACTCAATTTGATTTCGGCTCTAAAATCAATTCATCTGATGCCAGATGCTTCACTTTGGCTGGAATTTAGTTTTAATTTAAAAGACAACGAAAATAGTGATAGCTTGCTAGTACATGTGGGCAGCGATATTGCAGATTATGCTAACTCAATTTATTGGCTAAGAAATACCAAGCAAGTTGGAGCCTTGGACAAACTCGGTAACGGTTACCTTGACTTAACCCATGAGCAAAAAGTGTTTGTTAAGTCAGCTGATAATGTCGCTAATAATGCTGGTAATCAAAATGGCAAATTGAAAGCTGAGCCTTGGGATAATGCAGCATGGACATGGAAAGATATTGTTGTTAAGACGTTCCAAAAGAAAGTGGGCGACTAA